From Zavarzinella sp., one genomic window encodes:
- a CDS encoding SMC family ATPase, with translation MIPQRLTLEGFLSYRTAQTIDFSNANIWMLSGANGSGKSAVFDAMTYALYGYHRGGGSGYTELINKQANEMKVAFEFQIDGKNYLIKRGYKRTRGGDQAIFERLPGAKNWTPIPQTDKVNDFKEWIQTHVGLDYIAFTSSVLLLQGKAEKLLDESPKGRAEVLSKIVNLERYVNLHSLADGKRKSLKGRQDIIQEQLAHVPEVLPADLEAANAHQALMQAQFQEITHQIEQLQRLLAEATLWNEIKHQMVNLEGQLTKQRQLLQQAGALETSFRRYQELQLCLPHVEVIHEREATVLEKIRELHETEKETTRLEEQIRKKRSVLHAHTTQRAAILEQQRTLETELAETKETRAELAQVIGKLDQYEELLQRIENDRVALDALPKDLQEQVATVQQQADELAELGRWQSHLVHIAQNRQELIQLRQELVECEEEKRKLTEQGKAAGKNDTSCQQLLAQASAHSKVAASAATQAKTLYEQAKRLADEFEHLDGQQICRVCGQELTPAHFLEEKTRRTKAMKEAAKEDRKAQQALEAAEKAETEARKKAEEATNLVEQARKAYLDNKKQTKDLTDDLQQLEQKLAQAFHVLPNQLQGKIAPTVPADWAVTRYPSAADLKKLETQLRQTDALRTRLKQLQQQLNHRNTLVGAFESLNQQLADHRKQLPNKDFGEIRANYLHIQTNEKSFQNKMDDIRKQRTAADQAQEKYTQAVNEAEQQLIRIQGELRSLRTARDEAQQTITRARESLPSHWQQISTNVGLADLNRWKGELEGLIRDQIADKYEKSRTAQSVIQLLEGELQKVMVRANTISSEAKVPPEQVSQRIETMKAASQNSQAQLKEAEKQVDLLLSRVKMREEYQTQVLEAGKELQYYDILTQLLGRDRLQRFLVRTAEQQIVFFANAILDRLSSGSLALQIAPTEEGIEERALHLVVINRHTGDAAIGVEFLSGSQKFRVAVSLALAIGQYSSRQHRPMESVIIDEGFGSLDNNGRLMMLQELQQLQGQLKRILLVSHQEDFAQAFPNRVQFDLSGGETQVTHLTMSS, from the coding sequence ATGATTCCGCAGCGCCTGACACTTGAAGGTTTTTTAAGCTACCGCACCGCCCAGACCATTGATTTTTCCAATGCGAACATCTGGATGCTTTCTGGTGCCAACGGCAGCGGGAAGTCGGCTGTTTTTGATGCGATGACCTATGCCTTGTACGGCTACCACCGTGGTGGGGGCAGTGGCTACACGGAATTGATCAACAAACAAGCCAATGAAATGAAGGTCGCATTTGAATTTCAGATTGATGGCAAAAATTATCTGATTAAACGTGGCTATAAACGCACCCGTGGGGGTGATCAGGCGATTTTTGAACGTCTGCCGGGTGCCAAGAACTGGACTCCCATCCCACAGACAGACAAAGTGAACGATTTCAAGGAATGGATTCAGACCCACGTTGGGCTGGATTACATCGCGTTCACTTCCAGTGTGCTGCTGTTACAGGGGAAGGCGGAAAAACTGCTCGACGAAAGCCCGAAAGGGCGAGCGGAAGTTCTGAGCAAAATCGTCAACCTGGAGCGGTATGTCAATTTGCATAGTTTGGCAGATGGCAAGCGAAAATCGTTAAAAGGTCGCCAGGATATCATTCAGGAGCAGTTGGCTCATGTGCCAGAGGTGCTGCCAGCAGATCTGGAAGCAGCAAATGCCCATCAGGCGCTGATGCAGGCCCAGTTTCAGGAAATTACCCACCAGATTGAACAGTTGCAGCGATTGCTGGCAGAAGCCACCTTATGGAATGAAATCAAGCACCAGATGGTGAATCTGGAAGGCCAACTCACCAAACAGCGTCAATTACTGCAGCAGGCGGGGGCGTTAGAAACCAGTTTTCGCCGGTATCAGGAACTGCAACTTTGCCTGCCCCATGTTGAGGTGATTCACGAACGGGAAGCGACTGTTCTTGAAAAAATACGCGAGCTTCACGAAACAGAAAAGGAAACCACCAGGCTGGAAGAACAAATTCGCAAAAAGCGTAGCGTGTTGCACGCCCACACCACTCAGCGTGCGGCAATACTGGAACAACAACGCACGCTGGAAACCGAGTTGGCCGAAACGAAGGAAACTCGGGCAGAACTTGCCCAGGTGATTGGCAAACTGGATCAATACGAAGAACTGCTGCAGCGAATTGAAAACGACCGCGTGGCTTTGGATGCTTTGCCGAAAGATCTGCAAGAGCAGGTGGCTACTGTGCAGCAACAGGCCGATGAACTGGCGGAACTGGGGCGCTGGCAATCTCACCTGGTGCATATCGCCCAGAACCGCCAGGAATTGATTCAGTTACGGCAGGAACTGGTCGAATGCGAAGAAGAGAAACGCAAGCTCACGGAGCAGGGGAAAGCTGCGGGAAAGAACGACACCAGTTGTCAACAATTGCTTGCTCAGGCGAGTGCTCATAGTAAAGTCGCCGCAAGTGCTGCGACACAAGCCAAAACGTTGTACGAACAGGCGAAACGTCTTGCAGATGAATTCGAGCACCTTGATGGGCAACAGATCTGCCGTGTCTGTGGGCAGGAATTAACGCCCGCCCACTTTCTGGAAGAAAAGACCCGCCGCACCAAAGCGATGAAAGAAGCTGCTAAAGAAGATCGAAAAGCTCAGCAGGCACTGGAGGCAGCTGAAAAGGCAGAAACTGAAGCTCGAAAGAAAGCAGAAGAAGCTACTAATCTGGTAGAGCAGGCACGCAAAGCCTATCTGGATAACAAAAAACAAACCAAAGACCTGACAGACGATTTACAGCAGTTAGAGCAGAAGCTGGCTCAGGCGTTTCATGTGTTACCAAACCAGTTGCAGGGGAAAATTGCCCCCACGGTGCCAGCAGACTGGGCGGTGACACGATATCCCAGTGCGGCTGACCTGAAAAAATTAGAAACCCAGTTGCGGCAAACGGATGCGTTACGCACCCGCCTAAAGCAATTACAGCAGCAATTAAACCACCGGAACACGCTGGTGGGGGCATTTGAATCGTTAAATCAGCAATTGGCTGATCATCGCAAACAATTACCAAATAAGGACTTTGGCGAAATTCGTGCCAATTATTTGCACATTCAAACTAATGAGAAATCATTTCAGAATAAAATGGATGATATTCGAAAGCAACGCACCGCGGCGGATCAGGCACAGGAAAAATATACCCAGGCCGTAAATGAGGCGGAGCAGCAGTTGATTCGGATTCAAGGCGAACTACGATCATTACGCACCGCACGTGATGAAGCCCAGCAGACTATCACGCGGGCTCGGGAAAGTCTCCCCAGCCACTGGCAACAGATCAGCACCAACGTGGGGCTGGCAGATCTGAACCGTTGGAAAGGTGAGCTGGAAGGGCTGATTCGCGACCAGATTGCAGATAAGTACGAAAAATCACGCACGGCCCAATCGGTGATTCAGCTTCTGGAGGGGGAATTGCAGAAAGTAATGGTGCGGGCAAACACCATTTCCTCAGAAGCAAAAGTGCCACCGGAACAGGTGTCGCAACGGATCGAAACCATGAAAGCCGCTTCCCAGAACAGCCAGGCCCAGTTGAAGGAAGCCGAAAAACAGGTGGATCTGTTGTTATCCCGCGTGAAGATGCGGGAGGAATACCAGACGCAGGTGCTGGAAGCTGGCAAAGAATTGCAATATTACGATATACTCACACAGTTATTAGGGCGGGATCGCTTGCAACGGTTTTTGGTTCGTACTGCCGAACAGCAGATTGTCTTTTTTGCGAACGCGATTCTGGATCGGCTGTCGAGTGGCAGTCTGGCACTGCAAATCGCTCCCACCGAGGAAGGAATTGAAGAACGTGCTCTGCACCTGGTGGTGATCAACCGCCACACAGGTGATGCGGCCATCGGAGTTGAGTTTCTCAGTGGGAGTCAGAAGTTTCGGGTGGCTGTCAGTCTGGCGTTGGCGATCGGGCAATATTCCAGCAGACAACACCGCCCAATGGAGTCGGTGATCATCGACGAAGGCTTTGGATCGCTGGATAACAACGGCCGTCTGATGATGTTGCAGGAATTGCAGCAGTTACAAGGACAGTTAAAGCGAATCCTGCTGGTATCGCACCAGGAAGATTTTGCTCAGGCGTTTCCGAATCGTGTGCAGTTTGATTTATCAGGTGGGGAAACGCAGGTGACGCACCTGACGATGAGTTCATGA
- a CDS encoding homocysteine S-methyltransferase family protein gives MAADFLSIADERVLILDGGMGTSLHRYQPTAADWGGEHLVNLSDALVYTHPEWIAQIHAGYFEAGCDAVETNTFNGSHMVLAEFGMADRVDEINRRNTQIAKEVAKQFSTPSRPRFVVGSIGPGTKMPSLTDPAIYVDFDTLADSYRGQIVALVESGVDALLIETCFDILQAKCVLITAIEVMKQKGVKIPLMVQLTIDQNSGNLLPGTDIAGALTTLTAFTELDVIGLNCAVGPDLMLSAVKHLSQFSPKRISVLPNAGLPEKRGDDTYFPLQPVELTDWLERFVTEFGVNIVGGCCGTTKDHLKVVSERLYGKKPAPRQVVNIPAVSSLFTTSELNQNPRPLLVGERTNTNGSRKFKQLLEKEDWNGLVEMGREQEREGVHILDVCAAYVGRDEVRDMKEIIRRYNAVITKPMMIDSTEWQVIEASLKLCSGKPIINSINLEEGRNKLDIVVPLAKKYGAALVALTIDEVGQADTAQWKFDCAKRIYDICVHEYGIPPTDIMFDPLVFPLTTGQEQTRRSAIETFEAIRMIKEGLPGALTHIGLSNCSFGLSPYSRQVLNSVYLHYALEYGLDSAILHAAKIIPLAQIDDTGRELCRRLLFDERGEGDPLQQLIEHYADKKTESRKTASLGESVEERLQQAIIQGRRESLIADLDLAREKYDPIDIINNILLAGMKVVGDLFGSGQMQLPFVLQSAEVMKFAVAHLQQFMEKVEGTEKGRIVLATVKGDVHDIGKNLVDIILSNNGYKVYNLGIKQPVENMIRAYEENQADAIGMSGLLVKSTVIMKEDLQTLNDRGLTPTVILGGAALTRKYVEEDLTQLYQGTVHYGIDAFAGLRIMDELMARKKFSKTGSMVLDGIADRAAKNAKSSRAKPKNENSMSKPHVDVVYPRSDTPPAPNVPPAPFMVRKYAPISRWMIFSLSLMNAHYSAHSGSSGKVGWHWQNMNAK, from the coding sequence ATGGCTGCAGATTTTCTTTCAATTGCGGATGAACGAGTTCTCATATTGGATGGTGGGATGGGTACCAGCCTGCACCGATATCAACCCACTGCTGCCGACTGGGGTGGGGAGCACCTGGTCAATCTGTCCGATGCCCTGGTTTACACCCATCCCGAATGGATTGCTCAGATTCACGCGGGCTACTTCGAAGCGGGGTGCGATGCAGTCGAAACCAACACATTTAACGGCAGTCATATGGTGCTGGCTGAATTTGGTATGGCTGACCGCGTGGATGAAATCAATCGCCGCAATACCCAAATTGCCAAAGAGGTGGCAAAGCAGTTTTCCACCCCCAGCCGACCTCGCTTTGTGGTGGGATCGATTGGACCTGGCACCAAAATGCCGTCGCTGACTGATCCGGCGATTTATGTTGACTTCGATACATTAGCAGATTCGTACAGAGGTCAGATTGTTGCACTGGTCGAATCTGGTGTTGATGCCCTGCTGATTGAAACTTGCTTCGATATCCTGCAGGCGAAGTGCGTGCTGATTACCGCAATTGAGGTGATGAAGCAAAAAGGGGTGAAAATTCCCCTGATGGTGCAGTTGACCATCGACCAGAACAGTGGCAATCTTCTACCTGGGACCGATATCGCAGGTGCACTGACCACCCTGACCGCTTTTACAGAGCTGGATGTGATCGGCCTGAACTGTGCGGTGGGGCCCGATCTGATGCTTTCTGCGGTAAAGCACCTCAGCCAGTTTTCGCCAAAACGGATTTCTGTGCTGCCAAACGCAGGTCTGCCCGAAAAGCGGGGTGATGATACCTATTTCCCACTGCAACCTGTTGAGTTAACCGATTGGCTGGAGCGATTTGTTACGGAATTCGGCGTGAACATTGTCGGTGGATGTTGCGGTACGACAAAAGATCACTTAAAGGTAGTCTCTGAAAGACTTTACGGCAAAAAACCGGCACCACGTCAAGTGGTGAACATCCCCGCTGTTTCCAGCCTGTTTACCACGTCAGAATTAAATCAGAACCCACGTCCGCTGCTGGTAGGGGAACGCACCAATACCAATGGCTCTCGTAAATTCAAACAACTGTTAGAAAAAGAGGACTGGAACGGCCTGGTGGAAATGGGTCGCGAACAGGAGCGTGAAGGTGTCCACATTCTGGATGTCTGTGCCGCCTACGTGGGTCGGGACGAAGTTCGTGATATGAAGGAAATCATCCGACGTTACAACGCGGTGATCACCAAGCCGATGATGATTGACTCGACGGAATGGCAGGTGATTGAGGCATCGCTGAAGTTATGTTCCGGCAAGCCAATCATTAATTCGATCAATCTGGAAGAAGGTCGTAACAAGCTGGATATTGTGGTGCCACTTGCCAAAAAGTATGGTGCGGCTCTGGTGGCACTGACCATTGATGAAGTTGGTCAGGCCGATACCGCTCAGTGGAAGTTCGATTGTGCCAAGCGGATTTACGACATCTGCGTGCACGAATACGGCATCCCACCCACCGATATCATGTTTGATCCGCTGGTGTTTCCATTGACCACAGGCCAGGAACAAACCCGCCGTAGTGCCATCGAAACATTTGAAGCAATTCGAATGATTAAGGAAGGACTGCCCGGTGCGTTGACGCACATCGGGTTATCGAATTGTAGCTTCGGTCTTAGTCCCTATTCCCGTCAGGTGCTGAACAGTGTTTATCTGCATTACGCACTGGAATATGGATTGGATTCTGCCATTCTGCATGCGGCAAAAATCATCCCACTGGCACAAATCGATGATACAGGGCGGGAGTTATGTCGTCGACTGCTGTTTGATGAACGTGGGGAAGGTGACCCACTGCAGCAGTTGATTGAACATTATGCGGACAAAAAGACGGAATCTCGCAAGACTGCCAGCCTGGGGGAAAGCGTTGAAGAGCGTTTGCAGCAGGCAATTATTCAGGGTCGGCGCGAAAGCCTGATTGCCGACCTCGATCTGGCCAGAGAAAAGTACGACCCCATCGACATCATTAACAATATTTTGCTGGCCGGCATGAAAGTGGTGGGGGATTTGTTTGGTTCTGGTCAGATGCAACTGCCGTTCGTGCTGCAATCGGCGGAGGTGATGAAGTTTGCAGTTGCCCACCTGCAGCAGTTTATGGAGAAGGTGGAAGGCACCGAAAAAGGCCGCATTGTGCTGGCCACTGTCAAAGGCGATGTGCACGATATTGGCAAAAACCTGGTTGATATTATTTTGTCGAACAATGGTTATAAAGTGTATAACCTAGGGATCAAGCAACCAGTCGAAAATATGATCCGTGCCTACGAAGAAAATCAGGCGGATGCGATTGGTATGAGTGGCCTGTTGGTGAAATCTACCGTCATCATGAAAGAAGACCTGCAGACCCTCAATGATCGTGGTTTGACCCCCACTGTCATTCTGGGTGGTGCCGCACTGACCCGCAAATACGTGGAAGAGGATCTGACGCAGCTCTATCAGGGGACTGTTCACTACGGAATTGATGCCTTCGCTGGCCTGCGGATTATGGATGAGTTGATGGCCCGCAAGAAATTCAGCAAAACAGGCAGTATGGTGCTGGATGGAATTGCGGATCGGGCTGCCAAAAATGCCAAAAGTAGCCGTGCGAAGCCAAAAAATGAGAACTCGATGAGTAAGCCGCACGTGGACGTGGTGTATCCTCGATCGGATACCCCGCCTGCACCGAACGTGCCTCCCGCCCCTTTTATGGTTCGAAAGTACGCACCGATATCACGATGGATGATATTTTCCCTTTCATTAATGAACGCACACTATTCAGCACACAGTGGCAGTTCCGGAAAGGTGGGGTGGCACTGGCAGAATATGAACGCCAAATGA
- a CDS encoding vitamin B12 dependent-methionine synthase activation domain-containing protein → MDDIFPFINERTLFSTQWQFRKGGVALAEYERQMREEAYPALERMKKRCLDENILQPSIVYGYFPCAEIDGSLVIFREDSRTEWLRFHFPRQDHGAHLCLSDYFRNSENSQPTDVVALMGVTMGHRVTEIAQQWYQAGDYKNYLYLHGLGVECAEALAEWAHRHIRQEWGIGGEDSPDVQKLFKKHYRGCRYSFGYPACPDLEDQAKLFELLQPERIGLMLSEQFQLEPEQSTTAVILHHPMAKYFNVTKSQDCTVPT, encoded by the coding sequence ATGGATGATATTTTCCCTTTCATTAATGAACGCACACTATTCAGCACACAGTGGCAGTTCCGGAAAGGTGGGGTGGCACTGGCAGAATATGAACGCCAAATGAGAGAAGAAGCCTACCCCGCACTGGAACGGATGAAAAAACGCTGTCTGGATGAGAATATCCTGCAGCCTTCAATTGTTTATGGGTATTTTCCCTGTGCGGAAATTGATGGTTCGCTGGTGATTTTCCGCGAAGATTCTCGCACCGAGTGGCTGCGATTTCATTTTCCACGTCAGGATCATGGTGCCCACCTGTGCCTGAGTGATTATTTTCGCAATTCTGAGAATAGCCAGCCAACGGACGTGGTGGCACTGATGGGTGTCACGATGGGGCACCGAGTGACCGAAATTGCCCAGCAGTGGTATCAGGCGGGGGATTATAAAAACTACTTGTACCTGCACGGCCTGGGCGTGGAATGTGCCGAGGCACTTGCAGAGTGGGCACACCGACATATTCGGCAGGAATGGGGGATCGGTGGTGAAGATTCCCCTGATGTGCAGAAACTGTTCAAGAAGCATTATCGTGGTTGTCGCTACAGTTTTGGCTACCCCGCCTGCCCCGATCTGGAAGATCAGGCGAAGCTCTTTGAACTGTTACAACCTGAGCGGATTGGCCTGATGCTCAGCGAGCAGTTCCAACTGGAACCAGAACAATCGACCACAGCCGTAATCCTGCACCACCCGATGGCGAAGTATTTTAATGTGACAAAAAGCCAGGACTGCACGGTACCCACCTAA
- a CDS encoding ABC transporter ATP-binding protein, translated as MTAEIAIQIRNLQVRYGDFQAVAGLDLDIYQGELFGLLGPNGAGKSTTVRVLIGQRLPDGGSVQVLGRNVVTEWHYVKPLFGYVPDRDNHFDEFTGRRNLQIFADLYNVPRSRVNECLAEVFLLEAADIPVRGYSMGMKKKLLLARALLHDPAVMYLDEPTANLDIGSAEVVHQILQKRVQAGKTVLLTTHNMPEVEAICTRVGIMAHGQLIALDSPIKLRQQHTERRCDVILNDGTRRVFDMDLPLHREELAKFMQMGLIESVHTREFDFHSTFLKLTGTEFI; from the coding sequence ATGACCGCCGAAATCGCTATTCAAATTCGAAATTTGCAGGTCCGCTATGGAGACTTCCAGGCGGTGGCGGGTCTTGATCTGGATATTTATCAGGGCGAACTTTTTGGCTTGCTGGGACCGAACGGTGCGGGCAAAAGTACCACCGTGCGGGTGCTGATTGGCCAGCGGCTTCCCGACGGTGGCAGCGTGCAAGTCCTTGGCCGCAATGTAGTTACGGAATGGCATTACGTGAAACCTCTGTTCGGTTATGTGCCCGATCGGGATAACCACTTCGATGAATTCACCGGTCGGCGTAACCTGCAGATTTTTGCCGATTTGTACAATGTGCCGCGTTCGCGGGTGAATGAATGTCTGGCAGAAGTGTTTCTGCTTGAAGCGGCCGATATTCCCGTGCGTGGTTATTCCATGGGGATGAAGAAAAAACTGCTGCTTGCCAGGGCACTTCTCCACGATCCTGCAGTGATGTATCTGGATGAGCCCACTGCGAATCTTGATATTGGTTCGGCAGAAGTGGTGCACCAGATTCTGCAAAAACGTGTGCAGGCGGGCAAAACTGTGCTGCTGACCACCCATAATATGCCAGAAGTGGAAGCGATCTGCACCCGCGTTGGAATTATGGCCCATGGTCAATTGATTGCTTTGGATTCCCCAATCAAATTACGCCAGCAGCACACAGAACGCCGGTGCGACGTCATTTTGAATGATGGTACGAGACGCGTTTTTGACATGGATCTGCCCCTGCACCGCGAAGAACTGGCGAAGTTCATGCAGATGGGGCTGATCGAAAGCGTCCACACACGTGAATTTGACTTTCATTCGACCTTCTTAAAACTAACGGGAACGGAGTTTATTTAG
- a CDS encoding ABC transporter permease: protein MIRFRILKALFLKEALRHTTNRGGLVLAGLLIAASLILAVLNPAEKDQPSNLIAGIHHCYIYYDTSDEWVEHLINHVPPGLKNHLFFKQIPDDIPPDEKIRYVNGTGGIELRTLPPEGKFRKKRIWLRFPDGERAGMAVYEQWFWRESYRFLSQQMLNEQANNTLMKREVVRPAHTDDQLWAQREAFNQLFAQYYDRAIDNNLPVVPKLDLQESAISNGSLDFRAAIATALVMFSLFFTCVYLMPSFTCEEREKGMLLAQALSPATTFEILLAKFLFYPAFGVILATLLAGIHNSNVLKSVFFWLTLLTLSVGTLGIGITISSLARTQRSASLAALCYMLAIALVMLLCQQNNIEYIPQLAIEYHAPHLLHAILTDQLRSHHWLNLTAAIILSVSWVILAAVLFRRRGWQ from the coding sequence GTGATCCGCTTCCGCATTCTGAAAGCGTTGTTTTTGAAAGAGGCCCTTCGCCACACCACCAACCGTGGTGGTTTGGTGCTGGCTGGACTGCTGATTGCCGCATCGCTGATTCTTGCGGTGCTGAACCCAGCGGAAAAAGACCAGCCATCCAACTTGATTGCGGGCATTCACCACTGCTACATTTACTACGATACTTCCGATGAGTGGGTGGAACATTTGATCAATCATGTCCCACCTGGATTGAAAAACCATCTTTTTTTCAAGCAGATTCCGGATGATATCCCACCGGATGAGAAGATCCGCTACGTAAACGGTACCGGTGGGATCGAATTGCGAACTCTCCCTCCAGAGGGCAAATTCAGGAAAAAACGGATCTGGTTGCGTTTTCCCGATGGAGAACGCGCTGGCATGGCCGTATATGAACAATGGTTCTGGCGCGAATCATATCGTTTTTTATCCCAACAGATGCTCAATGAGCAGGCCAATAACACTCTGATGAAAAGGGAAGTGGTGCGGCCTGCCCACACCGATGACCAGCTTTGGGCCCAACGCGAAGCTTTTAATCAATTGTTCGCACAATATTATGATCGTGCGATTGATAACAACCTGCCCGTGGTGCCAAAACTGGATTTGCAGGAATCCGCCATTTCCAATGGTTCCCTTGATTTTCGGGCTGCAATTGCCACCGCACTGGTAATGTTCAGCCTCTTTTTCACGTGCGTCTATCTGATGCCTTCATTTACATGTGAAGAGCGTGAAAAAGGGATGCTTCTGGCCCAGGCGCTGTCACCCGCGACCACGTTCGAAATTCTGCTGGCAAAATTCCTGTTTTACCCCGCCTTCGGGGTCATTCTGGCAACTCTGCTGGCAGGGATACATAATTCTAACGTTCTAAAGAGTGTCTTTTTCTGGCTCACCCTGCTTACCTTGTCTGTAGGGACCTTGGGCATCGGCATTACCATTTCCAGCCTGGCCCGCACCCAACGATCGGCAAGCCTGGCTGCGCTTTGTTACATGCTGGCGATTGCACTGGTGATGTTGCTCTGCCAGCAGAATAACATCGAGTATATCCCACAACTGGCAATTGAATACCACGCACCCCACCTGTTACATGCGATTCTGACCGACCAATTACGCTCCCACCACTGGTTGAATCTGACCGCGGCAATTATCCTATCGGTTTCATGGGTGATTCTGGCTGCAGTGCTGTTCCGCCGCCGCGGCTGGCAGTAA
- a CDS encoding SIS domain-containing protein, with product MIGRTMNSGAFLERVAQELLRVDPQQINHLADLIWNCYQQKKFVFVIGNGGSGSNASHFCEDMGKGTIDRTLYERDDVQRLKILSLTDNTPYILAWANDEGFDCIFKQQLKNLASPGDLLIAISGSGNSPNILQAVEWGNANGLTTFGCTGFSGGKLRQLAHGNFHVPLDDMGIVESIHLTAFHWIVDDLYRRISL from the coding sequence ATGATTGGTAGGACAATGAATTCGGGAGCGTTTCTGGAGCGTGTGGCTCAGGAACTGCTCCGAGTGGATCCGCAGCAAATTAATCACCTGGCGGACCTGATCTGGAACTGTTACCAGCAGAAAAAGTTCGTTTTTGTCATTGGTAACGGTGGCAGTGGCAGCAATGCTTCTCATTTTTGCGAAGATATGGGCAAAGGCACCATCGATCGCACGTTATACGAGCGGGATGATGTTCAGCGGCTGAAAATCCTTTCGCTGACCGATAACACCCCCTATATTCTGGCGTGGGCAAACGATGAGGGCTTCGATTGTATATTCAAACAACAATTGAAGAATCTGGCCAGTCCCGGGGATCTGCTGATCGCCATTTCCGGTTCCGGAAACAGCCCCAATATTCTGCAGGCAGTGGAGTGGGGCAACGCCAATGGGTTGACTACGTTCGGATGCACCGGTTTTAGTGGGGGCAAATTACGTCAACTGGCCCACGGCAATTTTCATGTGCCATTAGACGACATGGGCATTGTCGAATCGATACATCTGACAGCCTTCCACTGGATTGTCGACGATCTGTACCGGCGCATCTCATTGTGA
- a CDS encoding carbon storage regulator, which produces MLVLSRKLGEKIYIGDNICITVVDIDRGKIRLGIEAPRDVAIYRQELLPPDQQQRIAEGLPLGNTAEA; this is translated from the coding sequence ATGCTCGTACTCAGCCGGAAACTAGGCGAAAAGATTTACATCGGTGATAATATCTGTATTACGGTTGTGGATATCGATCGTGGCAAAATCCGCCTTGGGATTGAAGCACCACGTGATGTGGCGATTTACCGTCAGGAGTTGTTGCCACCAGATCAACAGCAGAGGATTGCCGAAGGACTTCCTTTAGGCAACACTGCCGAAGCGTGA